A window of Mesoplasma chauliocola contains these coding sequences:
- a CDS encoding replication-associated recombination protein A yields the protein MNTPLAYLLRPQSTSEIIGQKHLLKEEGLIKRMIGNNFCRSLIFYGPSGVGKTSFAMALANDLNIEYDIFNASFDKKENLTKIIDKAINKERFILVIDEIHRLNRDKQDILLSFMEKGNVYLFATTTENPFFTINPAIRSRATILELKRVNHDDAFEFINKLISDKKVKLNIKTEALKYLCELNSGDIRSLLNNVELFNSLYKDEEVTIDLISTVISQGKNPSGSTGDDFHDLKSALQKSVRGSDVDAALHYFSRLLSIGDYETLMRRMVIMAYEDIGLANPTLPPRVMQACEAFRQIGMPEGIIPLGLVIIEMALSQKSNSALMAANKAFEDVKNGMAYDVPSHLKDNHYKSAIKLNRGVNYLYPHVEEKGWIAQQYLPDEIKNIKYFKPKTNSSYERKLWTLYEEMKK from the coding sequence ATGAACACACCATTAGCTTATTTATTAAGACCGCAATCTACATCTGAAATAATAGGGCAAAAACATTTATTAAAAGAAGAAGGATTAATCAAACGTATGATCGGTAACAATTTTTGCCGCTCTTTAATTTTTTATGGACCAAGTGGAGTTGGAAAAACTTCTTTTGCTATGGCTTTAGCAAATGATTTAAATATAGAATATGATATTTTTAATGCGAGTTTTGATAAAAAAGAGAACTTAACTAAAATAATTGATAAAGCAATAAATAAAGAAAGATTTATTTTAGTAATAGATGAAATCCACCGTTTGAATCGCGATAAGCAAGATATTCTTTTAAGTTTTATGGAAAAAGGAAATGTTTATTTATTTGCAACAACAACAGAAAACCCTTTTTTCACAATTAATCCAGCCATTAGAAGTAGAGCAACTATTTTAGAACTAAAAAGAGTTAATCATGATGATGCTTTTGAATTTATTAATAAGTTGATTTCAGATAAAAAAGTAAAGCTAAATATTAAAACTGAAGCTTTAAAATATTTATGTGAATTAAATAGTGGAGATATTAGAAGTTTATTAAATAATGTTGAACTATTTAATAGTTTGTATAAAGATGAAGAAGTTACAATTGATTTAATATCAACAGTCATATCTCAAGGAAAAAATCCAAGTGGAAGCACAGGAGATGATTTTCATGATCTTAAATCAGCTTTACAAAAATCAGTTAGAGGCAGTGATGTTGATGCAGCGCTACATTATTTTAGTAGATTATTATCAATTGGGGATTATGAAACTTTAATGAGAAGAATGGTTATTATGGCTTATGAAGATATTGGACTAGCTAATCCAACTTTACCACCAAGAGTAATGCAAGCTTGTGAAGCATTTAGACAAATAGGAATGCCTGAAGGAATAATTCCTTTAGGATTAGTAATTATTGAAATGGCTTTAAGTCAAAAATCTAATTCAGCATTAATGGCTGCTAATAAAGCTTTTGAAGATGTCAAAAATGGAATGGCTTATGATGTTCCTTCACATTTAAAAGATAATCATTATAAATCAGCAATTAAGTTAAATAGAGGAGTTAATTATTTATACCCTCATGTTGAAGAAAAAGGTTGAATTGCACAACAATATTTACCTGATGAAATAAAAAATATTAAATACTTTAAACCAAAAACTAATTCTTCATATGAAAGAAAACTTTGAACATTATATGAGGAAATGAAAAAATAA
- the lon gene encoding endopeptidase La, which translates to MSKKIKLPIFHIRGTFIVPGIKENLEVGRKNTLRSINYAIKNSNNQMIAIPQIDHSIEEPKFEDLHNFGILIDFEVIKEWKDESLTISANPIQRCKVIEMYENEDQIPYSNVEFVESINDFSEEELTELVNKIAEAVKTKGTLVTKQVRQLIAGELDDLALVFDSIMFKVAPSRILSNPEYITSPSLKTRWQIIEKIIFSEEDYATRNSESVEAAKQKTQIEQDLNQKLKEKMDKQQKEYYLREKMRIIKDELDDEDGSDDTSLDKYKERLSKEPFPEEVKRKILASIKRVEALQSGTPEWNTEKNYIDWMMSIPWWEETEDLTDLKFAKEILDKHHYGMKKVKERIIEYLAVKTKTKSLKAPIITLVGPPGVGKTSLAKSIAEAVGKNFVKVSLGGVKDESEIRGHRKTYVGSMPGRIIQTMKRAKVKNPLFLLDEIDKMASDHRGDPASAMLEVLDPEQNKEFSDHYIEEAYDLSQVMFIATANYPEDIPEALYDRMEIINLSSYTEIEKVKIAQDYLIPKSIEQHELTSEEITFTEGAVNEIIKFYTREAGVRQLERHINSIVRKYIVKNLNGELKKIVIDEKTINDLLGKRIFDHTEKQDESQVGVVTGLAYTQFGGDILPIEVSLYPGKGNLILTGKLGDVMKESATIALTYVKSNYEKFGIEKTIFEENDIHIHVPEGAVPKDGPSAGITITTALISGLSNKPVSKEIGMTGEITLRGNVLPIGGLREKSISASRSGLKTILIPKKNERDLDEIPDEVKAKLKIIPTEKYEQVFDIVFNTK; encoded by the coding sequence ATGAGTAAAAAAATAAAATTACCTATTTTCCACATTAGGGGGACATTTATTGTTCCAGGAATAAAAGAAAACTTAGAGGTTGGAAGAAAAAATACCCTAAGAAGTATTAACTATGCAATCAAAAATTCAAATAATCAAATGATTGCTATACCACAAATTGATCATTCAATTGAAGAGCCAAAATTTGAAGATTTACATAATTTTGGAATCTTAATTGATTTTGAAGTTATAAAAGAATGAAAAGATGAATCATTAACAATTAGTGCAAATCCTATTCAAAGATGCAAAGTAATAGAAATGTATGAGAATGAAGATCAAATACCTTATTCAAACGTTGAATTTGTTGAGTCAATTAATGATTTTTCAGAAGAAGAATTAACTGAATTAGTTAATAAAATTGCAGAAGCCGTTAAAACTAAAGGAACTTTAGTTACAAAACAGGTTAGACAATTAATTGCTGGAGAATTAGATGATCTTGCGCTTGTATTTGATTCAATTATGTTTAAAGTAGCACCTTCAAGAATTCTTTCAAATCCTGAATATATAACTTCACCATCTTTAAAAACAAGATGACAAATAATTGAAAAAATAATTTTTTCAGAAGAAGATTATGCAACAAGAAATTCTGAATCAGTTGAAGCAGCAAAACAAAAAACTCAAATTGAGCAAGATTTGAATCAAAAATTAAAAGAAAAAATGGATAAACAACAAAAAGAATATTATCTAAGAGAAAAAATGAGAATTATTAAAGATGAACTTGATGATGAAGATGGTTCAGATGATACTTCTCTAGATAAATATAAAGAACGTTTATCAAAAGAACCTTTCCCAGAAGAAGTAAAAAGAAAAATCTTAGCTTCAATTAAAAGAGTTGAAGCGTTGCAATCTGGAACACCTGAGTGAAATACAGAAAAAAATTATATTGATTGAATGATGAGTATTCCATGATGAGAAGAAACTGAAGACTTGACAGATTTAAAATTTGCTAAAGAAATTTTGGATAAACATCATTATGGAATGAAAAAAGTTAAAGAAAGAATCATTGAATATTTAGCTGTTAAAACAAAAACAAAATCATTAAAGGCACCAATTATCACATTAGTTGGTCCTCCAGGAGTTGGTAAAACAAGTTTAGCAAAATCAATTGCTGAAGCTGTTGGGAAAAATTTTGTTAAAGTCAGTCTTGGTGGAGTTAAAGATGAATCAGAAATCCGTGGACACAGAAAAACATATGTTGGTTCTATGCCAGGAAGAATTATTCAAACTATGAAAAGAGCTAAAGTTAAAAATCCATTATTTTTACTAGATGAAATTGATAAAATGGCATCAGATCATAGAGGAGATCCTGCAAGTGCAATGTTAGAGGTATTAGACCCTGAACAAAACAAAGAATTTTCAGATCATTATATTGAAGAAGCATATGATTTAAGTCAAGTAATGTTTATTGCAACTGCTAATTATCCTGAAGATATTCCAGAAGCTTTATATGATCGTATGGAAATTATTAATTTATCAAGTTATACAGAAATTGAAAAAGTTAAAATTGCTCAAGATTATTTAATTCCAAAGTCAATTGAACAACATGAATTAACTTCAGAAGAAATTACATTTACTGAAGGTGCAGTTAACGAAATTATTAAATTTTACACAAGAGAGGCTGGAGTTCGTCAATTAGAAAGACATATTAACTCAATCGTCAGAAAATATATTGTTAAGAATTTAAATGGTGAACTTAAAAAAATAGTAATTGATGAAAAAACAATTAATGATCTATTGGGAAAAAGAATTTTTGATCACACAGAAAAACAAGATGAATCTCAAGTAGGAGTTGTAACTGGATTAGCTTATACACAATTTGGTGGAGATATTTTACCTATTGAAGTAAGTCTTTACCCAGGAAAAGGAAACTTAATTCTAACTGGTAAGCTTGGTGATGTAATGAAAGAGTCTGCAACGATTGCTTTAACTTATGTTAAATCTAATTATGAAAAATTTGGTATTGAAAAAACTATCTTTGAAGAAAATGATATTCATATTCATGTACCAGAAGGTGCTGTTCCAAAAGATGGACCAAGTGCTGGTATTACAATTACAACAGCTTTAATTTCTGGACTTTCAAATAAACCGGTTTCAAAAGAAATTGGAATGACTGGAGAAATTACATTAAGAGGTAACGTATTACCAATTGGTGGGTTGAGAGAAAAATCAATTTCTGCTTCAAGAAGTGGATTAAAAACAATTTTAATTCCTAAGAAAAATGAAAGAGATTTAGATGAAATCCCAGATGAAGTAAAAGCAAAATTAAAAATCATTCCAACTGAAAAATACGAACAAGTATTTGACATAGTTTTTAATACAAAATAA
- a CDS encoding MMB_0454 family protein: protein MYISIERNNRGALEIEINALNKLIQNTILMRSNSDLENVKDIEVLTDLYHDNLLYVLIKISLKDFNQMLDESQINKTVEEIIVKTLSIKPKNIAVAYKK from the coding sequence ATGTATATTTCAATAGAAAGAAATAACCGTGGAGCATTAGAGATTGAAATAAATGCTTTAAATAAATTAATTCAAAATACAATTTTAATGCGTTCAAATTCAGATTTAGAGAACGTTAAAGATATTGAAGTATTAACTGACTTATACCACGATAACTTACTATACGTTTTAATTAAGATTTCTTTAAAAGACTTTAATCAAATGTTAGATGAAAGTCAAATTAATAAAACAGTAGAAGAAATAATTGTAAAAACATTAAGCATTAAGCCAAAAAATATTGCTGTTGCTTATAAAAAATAA
- a CDS encoding ABC transporter permease has protein sequence MNKIMKSYLKTFFKNWLSTLFMIIFIVTLAASVIGMLATPLQVYTKMNSAQKENISYNSNFSSSQQDLNYSQDFIINYADEYLDSEFIKILNAKLWSNTLNVSGKNAEYYQDWNNFSNEEKERMTSQVNAALVKYRISANSSALELKIDDQKTSEINFYPTKEEIFQFHVKKSIELGLIDIQNFLENDDETNIYATISSIAFSTLYRIINFSYVNGINLNISSNVNINNIQGLVQIIKESYLKSLSTWNPTSIKISSYTLFNSEYSKILGNEKYQHDDRIFVFDKILNKEINKDYEIDINKNFVFKSSGSSLLTNSQTFEIKADSTKSFNNIIFDKKSNNSNKTENWGLGKIPEIVISSGYASHNNIKVGDEIEMPISQSNNIALNLILPKLTFLPFESFFAKEEKIKVKVVGIGQTFDDYVPGNNFSAFSQSIENYGFIYLNQKFINKFRNYSWNILNNEAAYNLELKIKSSDNVTERPFDLFTFKNSEKSEVKIFSNLETSWIKWSETKVAKALENLQIRIIINVVLGSIILILAFLFINFQLKKEMNETRKQLGIFKSFGYKTSELSWIFSIKTGILFFISLLLGFFISIPIQLFAAKAFENTIAIEFSSIYVSPLFLFFLFIIIPSIFISISYITTILYIKEPVLSLMASARKTKVNIKQNFLFKKVFKGEKFFNWRLRRAFVRTSRGKFYTVQTLFACASFTYILLFGAQNLMTKMLNQSFAVYNEKTDHFYNWWNSNAKLDIQEGQKKYNYKYQTETTSLDYNDYSEYENTNEYLNVNSSEEYRFKIDAVIQMTNNYFMSLSTQDKVDFLLPKSEMYFILNNMLNAKTNNLTIEDESNSSFVGTIMSFNLNSTNDQFIKAVNDIKQTGKTKEIIPTLNNSKNQDLEVLNLISMTPRDIKHIFSKDLSYIYSLKIAQIDLTISVLQEIMGKPNEIIKIEELYSPNLKDEYITQAYEKLYTNQLINKFNIYDTKQRNLNENWLLTQFDNYFETDIRSNLVALNFSNLSIAAKNVFQTTQLTDFENYDENNYMLNINNVMYDKNNEVLFDWVGLTQSGEYDDLDVYARLVNTQDNKYGSFEEMFNFQDISTSEMERFKNSSQENQGTQIVNAIIPYNMARNQNIKINDIISFKTKTLNPIDVQLRVVGINRAETIKLGSDNIWINGEDFKAKFYDENLPTRFASLYSKNLMLTFDSNTNFIEMLLSLKLIEKNSTILINEDQPITLDIFRNVFKYTNSINPNVTTNLKSIVNPYILGISSQSSTTSFVLSNLVINKATEIVDRIMLMFVLLTTVLLAIILVVIIGIIVEEAKVIILTLQALGYTDKEINWVVMGSYAIGALISFAVSYVASVIFWKILLTWIAGKFSVYIFMTVDLKTILITLTVMSVVLLFGWYASNKQVKRNPLTQITSLA, from the coding sequence ATGAACAAAATAATGAAAAGTTATTTGAAAACATTTTTTAAAAATTGATTGTCAACACTATTCATGATTATCTTTATTGTTACTTTAGCTGCATCAGTAATTGGAATGCTAGCAACTCCTTTACAAGTTTATACAAAAATGAACTCTGCACAAAAGGAAAATATTTCATATAATTCAAACTTTTCGTCTTCTCAACAAGACTTAAACTATAGTCAGGACTTTATAATTAATTATGCTGATGAATATTTAGACTCTGAATTTATTAAAATATTAAATGCAAAATTATGATCAAACACATTAAATGTATCAGGAAAAAATGCAGAATATTATCAAGATTGAAATAATTTTTCAAATGAAGAAAAAGAAAGAATGACATCTCAAGTTAATGCAGCTTTAGTTAAATATAGAATATCAGCTAATTCATCAGCATTAGAATTGAAAATTGATGATCAAAAAACATCTGAAATTAATTTTTATCCGACAAAAGAAGAAATTTTTCAATTTCATGTTAAAAAATCTATTGAATTAGGTTTGATTGATATACAGAATTTTTTAGAAAATGATGATGAAACTAATATTTATGCAACAATTTCAAGTATTGCATTTTCAACACTATATAGAATAATTAATTTTTCTTATGTAAATGGAATTAATTTAAATATTTCTTCAAATGTAAATATTAATAATATACAAGGATTAGTTCAAATAATTAAGGAAAGTTATTTAAAATCATTGTCTACATGAAATCCAACTTCAATAAAAATATCAAGTTATACATTATTTAATTCAGAGTACTCAAAAATATTGGGTAATGAAAAATACCAACATGATGATAGAATTTTTGTTTTTGACAAAATTTTAAATAAAGAAATTAATAAAGACTATGAAATAGATATAAATAAAAATTTTGTTTTTAAAAGTTCTGGTTCTAGTCTTTTAACAAATTCACAAACTTTTGAAATAAAAGCAGATTCAACTAAAAGTTTTAACAATATTATTTTTGATAAAAAATCAAATAATTCAAATAAAACAGAAAATTGAGGGTTGGGTAAAATTCCAGAGATTGTAATATCTTCTGGATATGCAAGTCATAACAATATTAAAGTTGGCGACGAAATTGAAATGCCAATATCTCAATCAAACAATATTGCGCTAAATTTAATTTTACCTAAATTAACATTTTTACCATTTGAATCATTTTTTGCAAAAGAAGAAAAAATTAAGGTTAAAGTTGTAGGCATTGGTCAAACATTTGATGATTATGTTCCCGGGAATAATTTTTCTGCTTTTTCTCAAAGCATTGAAAATTATGGATTTATTTATTTAAATCAAAAATTTATTAATAAATTTAGAAATTATTCATGAAATATTTTAAATAATGAAGCAGCTTACAATTTAGAATTAAAAATTAAAAGTAGTGATAATGTTACTGAAAGACCTTTTGATTTATTTACATTTAAAAATTCTGAAAAATCAGAAGTCAAAATATTTTCTAACTTGGAAACAAGCTGAATAAAATGAAGTGAAACTAAAGTTGCAAAGGCACTAGAAAATTTACAAATAAGAATTATTATAAATGTTGTGCTAGGATCAATTATTTTAATTTTAGCATTCTTATTTATTAATTTTCAACTTAAAAAAGAAATGAATGAAACTAGAAAACAATTAGGTATATTCAAATCTTTTGGTTATAAAACAAGTGAATTAAGTTGAATTTTTTCAATTAAAACCGGTATTTTATTTTTTATAAGTTTACTTTTAGGATTCTTTATTTCAATACCTATTCAATTATTTGCTGCTAAGGCATTTGAAAATACTATTGCAATAGAATTTAGTTCTATTTATGTAAGTCCATTATTCTTATTTTTCTTATTTATTATTATTCCAAGTATATTTATTTCAATAAGTTATATAACTACAATATTATATATAAAAGAACCAGTTTTATCTTTAATGGCTAGTGCAAGGAAAACAAAAGTAAATATTAAACAAAACTTTCTATTTAAAAAAGTTTTTAAAGGGGAAAAGTTTTTTAATTGAAGGTTAAGAAGAGCTTTTGTTAGAACTTCACGAGGAAAGTTTTATACAGTTCAAACTTTATTTGCTTGTGCTTCATTTACTTATATTTTATTATTTGGCGCTCAGAACTTAATGACAAAAATGTTAAATCAATCTTTTGCTGTTTATAATGAAAAAACTGATCATTTTTACAATTGATGAAATTCAAATGCCAAATTAGATATTCAAGAAGGACAAAAAAAATATAATTATAAATATCAAACAGAAACTACAAGTCTTGATTATAATGATTACTCTGAATACGAAAATACAAATGAATATTTAAATGTCAATTCAAGCGAAGAATACAGATTTAAAATTGATGCTGTAATTCAAATGACAAATAATTACTTTATGTCATTAAGCACACAAGATAAAGTTGATTTCTTATTGCCTAAAAGCGAAATGTATTTTATTTTAAATAACATGCTTAATGCTAAAACAAATAATTTGACAATAGAAGATGAAAGTAATTCCAGTTTTGTAGGAACAATCATGTCATTTAATTTGAACTCAACTAATGATCAATTTATAAAAGCAGTTAATGATATCAAGCAAACAGGCAAAACAAAAGAGATTATTCCAACTTTAAATAATTCAAAAAATCAAGACTTAGAAGTTCTAAATTTGATTTCAATGACACCTAGAGATATAAAACATATCTTTTCAAAAGATCTTTCTTATATTTATAGTTTAAAAATTGCACAAATTGATTTAACAATTTCAGTCTTACAAGAAATCATGGGTAAACCAAATGAAATAATTAAAATTGAAGAATTGTATTCTCCAAATTTAAAAGATGAATACATAACTCAGGCTTATGAAAAACTTTATACAAATCAATTAATAAATAAATTTAACATTTATGATACAAAACAAAGAAATTTAAATGAAAATTGATTATTAACGCAGTTTGATAATTACTTTGAAACTGACATAAGATCAAACTTGGTTGCTTTAAATTTTTCTAATTTATCAATTGCAGCAAAAAATGTTTTTCAAACAACACAATTGACTGATTTTGAAAATTATGATGAAAACAATTATATGCTAAACATTAATAATGTTATGTATGATAAAAATAATGAAGTTCTATTTGATTGAGTTGGTTTAACACAAAGCGGTGAATATGATGATTTAGATGTTTATGCTAGATTAGTAAATACTCAAGATAATAAATATGGTAGTTTTGAGGAAATGTTTAATTTTCAAGATATTTCAACTTCTGAAATGGAAAGATTCAAAAATTCATCTCAAGAAAATCAAGGTACTCAAATTGTAAATGCAATCATTCCTTATAACATGGCAAGAAACCAAAATATAAAAATTAATGACATTATTAGTTTTAAAACAAAAACATTAAATCCTATAGATGTTCAATTAAGAGTTGTTGGAATTAACAGAGCTGAAACAATAAAATTAGGCTCAGATAATATTTGAATAAACGGAGAAGATTTTAAAGCTAAATTCTATGATGAAAACTTACCAACAAGATTTGCAAGTTTATATTCAAAAAATTTAATGTTAACTTTTGATTCAAATACCAATTTTATAGAAATGTTATTATCTTTAAAGTTGATTGAAAAAAATTCAACTATTTTAATTAATGAGGATCAACCTATAACTTTAGATATATTCAGAAATGTATTTAAGTACACAAATTCAATAAATCCAAATGTAACTACAAATTTAAAATCAATTGTAAATCCTTATATTTTAGGAATTTCTTCTCAAAGTTCAACAACTTCTTTTGTGTTAAGTAACTTAGTTATTAATAAGGCAACAGAAATAGTAGATAGAATAATGCTAATGTTTGTCTTGCTAACAACAGTTTTATTAGCAATTATTCTAGTGGTTATTATTGGAATTATTGTTGAAGAAGCTAAAGTGATTATTTTAACTCTTCAAGCCTTAGGATATACAGATAAAGAAATAAATTGAGTTGTTATGGGTAGTTATGCAATTGGTGCTTTAATTTCATTTGCTGTATCTTATGTTGCTTCAGTAATTTTTTGAAAAATATTATTAACATGAATAGCAGGTAAATTTAGTGTATATATATTTATGACTGTAGATTTAAAAACAATTTTAATAACATTAACCGTAATGTCAGTTGTATTATTATTTGGTTGATATGCATCAAATAAACAAGTTAAAAGAAATCCTTTAACACAAATAACAAGTTTAGCATAG
- the tig gene encoding trigger factor codes for MKFTELKIIEQGQGKWIVTIDGTEWTDTLKKAKNRVLANLEVPGFRKGKIPAAQAEKYVTPSKIYNEAFRMMVSPAFDFARAQEVKIEPMNSPEPIPAKVSEKELVIEFIFDLKPEIKLGDYKNIKSVTKEAIEVTKEEIEAVIDQYCEQFIMEKPKTDDAKIAKGDVVTFDFKGFMDGEAFKGGEAKGHKLVIGSNQFIPGFEDSMIGLGLGETKIDVTFPENYNPELANKPATFELNITEIKARELPKKDDELVKDLNLPNVETFAQFETKVKEDILKQKTQSSKNEFVNNLILEIIKNSTIELPKTAIENQAADLRKEFEAQIKQQGLDIKKYKKVTGLTDEQIKAELLADAKNKLETYLVTSEIRSVEKFEVTEEAINEKFENLAAQFGIPTDQIKTMVNPEMLKSEIINDLLVDFLYSNNG; via the coding sequence ATGAAATTTACAGAATTAAAAATTATTGAACAAGGTCAAGGTAAATGAATTGTTACTATTGATGGAACAGAATGAACCGATACTTTGAAAAAAGCTAAAAATAGAGTACTTGCAAATTTAGAAGTACCAGGATTTAGAAAAGGTAAAATTCCAGCTGCTCAAGCTGAAAAATATGTAACTCCTTCAAAAATCTACAACGAAGCATTTAGAATGATGGTTTCACCAGCGTTTGATTTTGCAAGAGCACAAGAAGTTAAAATTGAACCAATGAACTCACCAGAACCAATTCCAGCAAAAGTAAGTGAAAAAGAATTAGTTATCGAATTTATTTTTGACTTAAAACCTGAAATCAAATTAGGTGATTACAAAAATATTAAATCAGTTACAAAAGAAGCTATAGAAGTTACAAAAGAAGAAATTGAAGCAGTTATTGATCAATACTGTGAACAATTCATTATGGAAAAACCAAAAACAGATGATGCTAAAATCGCTAAAGGTGATGTAGTTACTTTTGACTTTAAAGGATTTATGGATGGTGAAGCTTTCAAAGGTGGAGAAGCTAAAGGTCATAAATTAGTTATTGGTTCAAACCAATTTATTCCTGGTTTTGAAGATTCAATGATTGGTTTAGGATTAGGAGAAACTAAAATTGATGTTACTTTCCCAGAAAACTATAATCCAGAATTAGCTAACAAACCTGCAACTTTTGAATTAAATATTACTGAAATTAAGGCAAGAGAATTACCTAAAAAAGATGATGAACTTGTAAAAGATTTAAATTTACCAAATGTTGAAACATTTGCTCAATTTGAAACAAAAGTAAAAGAAGATATCTTAAAACAAAAAACTCAAAGTTCTAAAAATGAGTTTGTTAATAATTTAATTTTAGAAATTATTAAAAACTCAACAATTGAATTACCAAAAACAGCTATTGAAAATCAAGCAGCTGATTTGAGAAAAGAATTTGAAGCGCAAATTAAACAACAAGGTTTAGATATTAAAAAATATAAAAAAGTTACTGGATTAACTGATGAACAAATAAAAGCTGAGTTATTAGCAGATGCTAAAAATAAACTAGAAACTTATTTAGTTACATCAGAAATTAGAAGTGTAGAAAAATTTGAAGTAACTGAAGAAGCAATTAATGAAAAATTTGAAAACTTAGCAGCACAATTTGGAATTCCTACTGATCAAATTAAAACAATGGTAAATCCAGAAATGTTAAAATCAGAAATTATTAACGATTTATTAGTTGACTTTTTATACTCAAACAATGGATAA
- a CDS encoding MepB family protein, giving the protein MYQSIKRMNEIFENKISDINIETINKDYEAAKFIFQEENCYFRKVKKTPKKSGYFVF; this is encoded by the coding sequence ATGTATCAGTCAATTAAAAGAATGAATGAAATTTTTGAAAATAAAATTTCTGATATTAACATTGAAACAATAAACAAAGATTATGAAGCTGCAAAATTTATTTTTCAAGAAGAAAATTGCTATTTTAGAAAAGTTAAAAAGACTCCTAAAAAATCAGGGTATTTTGTCTTTTAA